The Halobacteria archaeon AArc-dxtr1 region GAAGATCGCGACGGACTCGTCGAGACCGTCGACGAACACCTCGACGCGATCTACGACAAGCTCTACGACGCCGCGGCGGAGAACTTAGCCGAGAACGTTCGCGAAGCCAGTTCGCCGGAAGAGATTCTCGGGACCATCGGCAAGCACGGCGGCTACGTGAAGACGGCGTGGTGCGGAGACGAAGCCTGCGAGGAGGCGATCAAAGAGAAGATCGCCGCCGAGATCGTGATGCAGCCGTTAGAAGACGAAGGCGGCACCACCGCAGGAGAAGTCGAGACACCCGAATCCGACGAGTGTGGGGTCTGTGGCGAGCACGCCGAGGAGGTCGCCTACTTCGCACGATCCTACTGAGTCCGTGCAGCCGGAACGTAGCCAGGAGGGTTCGTGAAGAACCTAATCCTTTAACCACGCAGCGTTTACCGATCCCTCTCCAACGGTTATTCGTGGTGCTCGCTTCGGCGATCACCATCTGCCTCTGACACATTTTGTTGCACGTCCGTCACACGCTGTAGCGGTGGTACTTATCGACCAATATACCTTATACCCGTTAATATGTATATATAATACACTTAGTCATAATGGAGTAGCCTCTTATGGGAGTGAGGCAGACGAGACTGTATGCCACAGCCACACCGAGCGTCATCCACCGATCGCTCGCGGGGTCTCGCTTCCCCCGCGGACGAACGGTCGAACTGCGGCGTCGGCGTCGTCATGGACTTAGATGGAGCAGGGGGCCACGACGTCGTCGCCGACGGGCTCGAACTTCTGACAAATCTCGAACACCGCGGAACGACCGGCGCAGAAAAAAACACCGGCGACGGCGCGGGGATCATGCTCCAAACGCCGGAACGGTTCTTCACAGACGTTTTCGAGACGGAGCTGCCGGAGACTTACGCCGTGGGCTCGTTCTTTCTGCCAACCGACGACGACACCCGCGAGGCCGTCGTCTCGGTCGTCGAAGACGTTCTCGCTGACTACGCCCTCGACGTTCTCGAGTGGCGAGACGTTCCAACGGAAAACGGCGGACTCGGAACGACCGCCGTCGAATCAGAGCCGGATGTTCGACAGGCCGTCGTCACGCCGGACGACGACTGCAGCGGCGACGCCTTCGACCGTCGGCTCTACGTCGCCCGACGGGCGCTGGAAAACGCCGTTGAAACTGCCGAGGTCGACGGCGCTGAGCGATTCTACGTCTGTTCGCTCGACTCGAAGACGATCGTCTACAAGGGGCTGCTGAAAGGCGTCCAGGTGCCCACTTACTACCCCGATCTCACCGACGAGCGCGTCGAGTCGAACTTCGTGATGGTCCACGAGCGGTTCTCGACGAACACGCTCGGCGCCTGGCACCTCGCCCACCCCTACCGCAACATCGTCCACAACGGCGAGTTCAACACCATTCAGGGCAACATCAACTGGATGCGTGCCCGCGAGACCGACCTCGAGAGCGAGGTGCTCGCCGATCTCGACGCGGTCAAGCCGGTCATCAACGACCCCGGGCAGTCCGACACCGCGAGCGTCGACAACGCCCTCGAACTGCTGATGCAGGACGGCCGCGATCTCGAGCACGCCCTGCGGATGCTCGTCCCCGAGGCGTGGCGCGGCGACGACCAGATGGACCAGGATCGAAAAGACTGGTACGACTTCCACGCTTCGCTCGTCGAGCCGTGGGACGGTCCCGCGCTCGTCGCGGCAACTGACGGCGAACGGGTCGGTGCGGTTCTCGACCGTAACGGCCTGCGCCCCTGCCGGTACGACGTGACGACCGACAACCGGCTGGTCGTCGCTAGCGAGGCCGGCGCACTCGATCTCGGCCCCGAAGAGATCAACGAGCGCGGTCGCCTCCAGCCCGGCCAGCTCTTCCTCGCCGATCCCGAGGAGGGGCGGGTCATCCCCGACGACGAGGTCTTCGACGAGCTTACCGACGACCGCTACGGCGAGTGGGTCGACGAAGAGCAGGTCCGACTCGGCGAGATCGGTACCGACGACGACAGCGAGCCCCGTGAGCCGGTCGCGTCGCTTCGCGACCAGCAGTTCGCGTTCGGCTACACCCACGACGAACTCGAGAACCTGATCGAGCCGATGACCCAGAAGGGCAAAGATCCCGTCGGCTCGATGGGCGACGACACGCCCCTGTCGGTGCTGACGGAGTTCAACCGCCCGCTGTTCTCGTACTTCAAGCAGCTGTTCGCCCAGGTCACCAACCCGCCGCTTGACTACATCCGCGAGGAGCTGGTGACGTCGATGGAATCACGGCTCGGCTACCAGCGGAATCTCCTCGACGAGTCCCCAGAACACGCTCGCCAGCTCGTACTCGACTCGCCGGTCCTCACCGACGCCGAACTCGCGTCGATCCGCGACTGCGAGGTAAACGACATCACGACCGCAACGATCGACATCACCTACGAGCCGACCACAGACGAGCCGGGCGAGGATCTCCGTGACGCTATCGAACGCGTCCGCGAAGATGCCGTCGCGGCGATCGAGGGGGGAGACGACATCCTCGTTCTCTCCGATCGAGCCGCCGACGAGGATCGCCTCGCGATCCCGAGCCTGCTCGCGACCGGTGGCGTCCACCATCATCTCGTGCGAAACGGGCTTCGTAACCACTGCGGGCTGGTCGTCGAGTCGGCCGACCCCCGAACCGTCCACCACTTCGCGACGCTGGTCGGCTACGGCGCGGGCGCAGTCAACCCGTACCTCGCCTACCAGACCATCGAGGACATCACGGCCGGCGACGACGGCGCCGACCTCGAGGTCGCGATCGACGCCTACGTCGGCGCGGTCGAGGACGGCCTGCTGAAGATCATGGCCAAGATGGGGATCTCCACGGTCGAGAGCTACCAGGGCGCCCAGATCTTCGAGGCCGTCGGGCTCGACTCGGACCTCGTCGACGAGTACTTCGAGGGGACCGAAAACCGAACCGAGGGAATCGGCCTGGCGGAGATCGAATCCGACGTTCGCGAGCGCCACGCGACTGCCTACAGCAGCGACGAGTCCGCCCTCGAGCGCACCGGCGAGTTCAACCACCGCAAGCAGGGGATCTACCACCAGTGGAACCCCCAGACCGTCGGCGCGCTCCAGCAGTCGGTCCGCTCCGGTGACTACGAGCGGTACCAGGAGTTCGCCGAGTTGGTCAACAACCAGAACGAGAACCTCCAGACGCTGCGCGGACTGCTCGAGTTCGACTCCGATCGGGAGTCGATCCCGATCGAGGAGGTCGAGCCAGTCGAGGAGATCGTCACACGATTCTCCACCGCGGCGATGAGTCTCGGCAGCCTCTCGCCGGAGGCTCACGAGAACAACTCGATCGCGATGAACCGGATCGGCGGCAAGTCGAACTCCGGCGAAGGTGGCGAGCCGCCGGAACGCTTCGGCACCGAGAAGGAGTGTAACGTAAAGCAGGTGGCCTCGGGGCGCTTCGGGGTCACCTCGACGTACCTCTCTGCGGCCGACGAGCTCCAGATCAAGATGGCCCAGGGATCGAAACCCGGCGAAGGGGGCCACCTCCCAGGAATGAAAGTCGACGAGATGATCGCCCACGTCCGCAAGTCGACCCCCGGCGTGGGGCTCATTTCGCCGCCGCCGCTGCACGACATCTACTCGATCGAGGACCTGAAACAGCTGATCTTCGATCTGAAGGCTGCCAACGAGGAGGCCGACATCAACGTCAAGCTCGTCTCCGAGGCCGGGATCGGCACGATCGCGGCCGGCGTCGCGAAGGCGAACGCCGACGTCGTCCACATTTCGGGCCACTCCGGCGGGACGGGCGCGTCGCCCCGAACCTCGATCAAACACGCCGGCCTCCCGTGGGAGCTCGGCCTGGCGGAGGCGAACCAGATGCTCCGTGCGACCGGACTGCGCGACCGCATCCGCGTCTCGACCGACGGCGGGCTGATGACCGGCCGTGACGTCGCCGTCGCCGCCCTGCTGGGCGCCGAGGAGTACATCTTCGGCACCGCCAGCCTGGTCGCCGAGGGCTGCGTGATGGCCCGGCAGTGTCACAAGAACACCTGCCCGGTCGGCATCGCGACCCAGCGTGGCGACCTTCGCGAGCGCTTCCCCGGCGAACCGGACCACGTCATCAACTACATGACGTTCATCGCCCAGGAGCTTCGCGAGATCATGGCCGAACTGGGCTTCGAGACGGTCGACGAGATGGTCGGCCGCGTCGAGACCCTCTCCCAGCGCGAGGACGTCGACCACCCGAAGGCACGCACAGTCGACCTCTCGGCGATCGTAGCCGAGCCAGAGGGCAACGTCCGGCGAAAGATCCGCGAACAAGACCACGAACTCGACGATCAGCTCGACCGCGATCTGATCGACGCCGCGACCGAGGCCATCGAGGACCAGCAGCCGGTCTCGCTGGCCGCGGACGTCTCGAACGTCGACCGCACCGTCGGCGCGATGCTCTCGAACCGAATCACGAGCCGCTACGGTGAGGCGGGGCTCCCCGACGAGACGATCACCGTCGATCTCGAGGGAACCGCCGGACAGAGCTTCGGCGCGTTCCTGGCCAACGGCGTCTCTATGCGTCTCTCCGGAAGCGCAAACGACTACGTCGGGAAGGGGCTCTCCGGCGGGAGGATTACCGTCGAGACGCCGCCGACGGCAACCTACGACCCCGCCGAGAACATCGCTATCGGAAACGTCGCTCTCTACGGCGCAACCGACGGCCAGCTGTACGTCAACGGACTGGCCGGCGAGCGCTTTGCCGTCCGGAACTCCGGCGCGAAGGCGGTCGTCGAGGGCGTCGGCGACCACGGCTGTGAGTACATGACCGGCGGCGTCGTCGCCGTGCTGGGCGAGACGGGCAAGAACTTCGCGGCCGGGATGTCCGGCGGCGTGGCGTACGTCTACGACCCCGACGGCGAGTTCGCAGACCGCGCCAACACCGGCATGGTCACCCTGGACGACGACCTCGAGGCCGAAGACGAGGCAATGTTGCGTCGACTCGTCGAGAACCACGTCGCCTACACCGACTCCGAGCGCGGTGAGGAGCTGCTCGACAGCTGGGAGGACGCACTCGACTCGTTCGTGAAAATCATGCCCGACGCCTACGACAAGGCGATCACCGAGCAGGGCAGCGACGACGTCCGAGAGGAGCTCCCTGCCGCGCCCGGCGCGGAGGCCGAGGCCGGTGCCACCGGCTTCGCGGC contains the following coding sequences:
- the gltB gene encoding glutamate synthase large subunit, yielding MPQPHRASSTDRSRGLASPADERSNCGVGVVMDLDGAGGHDVVADGLELLTNLEHRGTTGAEKNTGDGAGIMLQTPERFFTDVFETELPETYAVGSFFLPTDDDTREAVVSVVEDVLADYALDVLEWRDVPTENGGLGTTAVESEPDVRQAVVTPDDDCSGDAFDRRLYVARRALENAVETAEVDGAERFYVCSLDSKTIVYKGLLKGVQVPTYYPDLTDERVESNFVMVHERFSTNTLGAWHLAHPYRNIVHNGEFNTIQGNINWMRARETDLESEVLADLDAVKPVINDPGQSDTASVDNALELLMQDGRDLEHALRMLVPEAWRGDDQMDQDRKDWYDFHASLVEPWDGPALVAATDGERVGAVLDRNGLRPCRYDVTTDNRLVVASEAGALDLGPEEINERGRLQPGQLFLADPEEGRVIPDDEVFDELTDDRYGEWVDEEQVRLGEIGTDDDSEPREPVASLRDQQFAFGYTHDELENLIEPMTQKGKDPVGSMGDDTPLSVLTEFNRPLFSYFKQLFAQVTNPPLDYIREELVTSMESRLGYQRNLLDESPEHARQLVLDSPVLTDAELASIRDCEVNDITTATIDITYEPTTDEPGEDLRDAIERVREDAVAAIEGGDDILVLSDRAADEDRLAIPSLLATGGVHHHLVRNGLRNHCGLVVESADPRTVHHFATLVGYGAGAVNPYLAYQTIEDITAGDDGADLEVAIDAYVGAVEDGLLKIMAKMGISTVESYQGAQIFEAVGLDSDLVDEYFEGTENRTEGIGLAEIESDVRERHATAYSSDESALERTGEFNHRKQGIYHQWNPQTVGALQQSVRSGDYERYQEFAELVNNQNENLQTLRGLLEFDSDRESIPIEEVEPVEEIVTRFSTAAMSLGSLSPEAHENNSIAMNRIGGKSNSGEGGEPPERFGTEKECNVKQVASGRFGVTSTYLSAADELQIKMAQGSKPGEGGHLPGMKVDEMIAHVRKSTPGVGLISPPPLHDIYSIEDLKQLIFDLKAANEEADINVKLVSEAGIGTIAAGVAKANADVVHISGHSGGTGASPRTSIKHAGLPWELGLAEANQMLRATGLRDRIRVSTDGGLMTGRDVAVAALLGAEEYIFGTASLVAEGCVMARQCHKNTCPVGIATQRGDLRERFPGEPDHVINYMTFIAQELREIMAELGFETVDEMVGRVETLSQREDVDHPKARTVDLSAIVAEPEGNVRRKIREQDHELDDQLDRDLIDAATEAIEDQQPVSLAADVSNVDRTVGAMLSNRITSRYGEAGLPDETITVDLEGTAGQSFGAFLANGVSMRLSGSANDYVGKGLSGGRITVETPPTATYDPAENIAIGNVALYGATDGQLYVNGLAGERFAVRNSGAKAVVEGVGDHGCEYMTGGVVAVLGETGKNFAAGMSGGVAYVYDPDGEFADRANTGMVTLDDDLEAEDEAMLRRLVENHVAYTDSERGEELLDSWEDALDSFVKIMPDAYDKAITEQGSDDVREELPAAPGAEAEAGATGFAASDD